AATTTAAAACTAAACTTGCTCCCACATTGGGGCAAATGGGGTCTCGATACTAGCACCCAATTTCATATTTACATTGCAATGCAAGTTACTCTTGGTGCATAAAGACAAAAGGTGGCAAAATACACTTGGAAATACTCGAGAAAAATAAGGAAAAATTTAAAACTGAACTTGCTCCCACATTGGGGCAAATGGGGTCTCGATACTAGCACCCAATTACAGGTTTACATTGCAATGCAAGTTACTCTTGGTATCTAAAGACAAAGGGTGGCAAAATACACTTGGAAATACTCGAGAAAAATAAGGAAAAATTTAAAACTGAACTTGCTCCCACATTGGGGCAAATGGGGTCTCGATACTAGCACCCAATTACAAGTTATTGCAATGCAAGTTACTCTTGGTATCTAAAGACAAAGGGTGACAGAATACACTTGGAAATAGTCGAAAAAAATAAGGAAAAATTTAAAACTGAACTTGCTCCCACATTGGGGCAAATGGACTCTCGATACTAGCACCCAATTACAAGTTTACATTGCAATGCAAGTTACTCTTGGTGTCTGAAGACAATGGGTGACAGAATACACTTGGAAATACTCGAGAAAAATAAGGAAAAATTTAAAACTGAACTTGCTCCCACATTGGGGCAAATAGACTCTCGATACTTGCACCCAATTACAAGTTTACATTGCAATGCAAGCTACCCTTGGTGCATAAAGACAAAGGGTGGCAAAATACACTTGGAAATAGTCGAGAAAAATAAGGAAAAATTTAAAACTGAACTTGCTCCCACATTGGGGCAAATGGGGTCTCGATACTAGCACCCAATTTCAAGTTTACATTGCAATGTCTTTACGCCCAATCTATCCTTGGTGCATAAAGACAGATGGTGACAGAATACACTTAGGAAAGCTGAGGATCCAAACGACCAAAGTTGGCCCAGTCTCTGTAAATACTGGGGGGCAGAATTTGGTAAGATATAAAACTATTAGGAAGACTATGAACGATGAGGTTGTCTTACCTTGCAATGGGTGCAGTTGAAGATGACCGAATAGGGCTGAGCGCAGTCGTATCGCGCCAGCACTTCCTCGAACTCACAATGTAATCTCGCGGCTAACGCATCGACGAGCAACAGCTTGTCCAGGGCATCGGCGCACTTCTGGCCACCATTTAGCACGTTCTCGAGCGGACCGCCCTTGCCGGGTGCCAGGGCGTTGACCACCGCGTGCTCGCAGCAGTGCCGCAGACGCAACCCGCTCGTGAACCAATATCGATTCTCCCTCGGGGTTAAAAAACTTCGCGTACTGCTCCGGCCAAAATCATCCCGACAGATGTCCCTCTTATGCGACTCCTCGAGATAAAAAAGGCACTGTTCCGGAGCCGTCCGTACGCCATCGGGTCTCCCTTGACCGTCTCCGGTCTTCGTACCGCCGTTGGACCTGGCACGGTCCTCGTCCATCGACCAAGGTTCCTTCATCCTGTCCGTGACCTCGACCTTCTCGATCACCTGCCGGAACTCGGCGTCGTTGGCCGTGCAGGCGTTCGGGCAGTTCTTGGGCACTTCCGGTGGTCCGCAGCTACCCTGAAGATCGGCCGGCGCTGGTCCCGCCAGGTCGCAGGCCGATAGCCAAGGATTTACTTGGTTCACCTCCCAGCTGTATTCGTTGTAAGGATGGGTCGCCTCGTGCTCGTCGACGACACGGCGGCGATCGTCTCGTAACGATACTTGGTCGTCCCTCCGATCCTGTCGCGTTTGCTCGTGACGCGCGCGACGGCAACGCTCGTCGCTCGACACCGACATCGAGGACGAGGCGTGCGGGTCGCTCCGTCGATGGCGAATACCGACGGCGTGGGACGTACCGTGCGCGAATCCCTCGGGATTCGTCGAAGACACCAACGGCCAAGCAAGCAGATACAAGACGAACAAGAATCCGTACTTGGTCGCGCGCGAATTGGACAGCCTGGTTGGTCTCCCGTTGGCGATCGGCTCCTGGAACCGGGCAGTGTAGTCGACTCGCGTAGTGGTTCCGGCGCGTCGTCGTGTTTGGTTCGCGTCGCGATCGGCTCGACGGTTCCCGCGAGAGGAGCCGGCGGTGTCGTTGTAGGCAGTGTAGTCGCTCGCGAGAGGGATCCGGGGTCGATCGACGACGCGTCCCGTCTGTTCGTTCCATGGTGTCGTCGACGGGGAAGGACGACCGCGACGGCGAACGGAACCGTACGTGACGTAAAAGGCAGTGGCGTTTCCGGTATCAGGGCCATCGGGGCCGTCCCGAACCGACGCGAACCGACGACAGGGCAAGTAACCGCTCGATGGAAGCTCGAAAGGCAAGCTCGTGGAGGAAGGATCGTCGTTCCCGTTGCTCCGGTCGTTCGACGTGGGTGGTCCCGTGAATCCGGGCGGATCGAGCCGCATGGGCACTCGGAGCTCGGGAACGCTAGCGTCCCCCGTTCGTCCCGATGGTGGTCGTCGTCCCGGTCGACGATCGTAGAGCAGCGCGGTGGCCCAGCCGTCTCGTTGGTTCGGTGGTTGTCGGAGGTCCGGCGGTACCGAGGCCCTGGATTCGCGTGCTCGTCGTCTGGTTGCAGGAGGTCCCGCATCACTGCCGCCGAAGCTCGAGGCCCTCGTCGACTCTCCGTGAACCCGTCGTCGTTCCCTGGCTCCTCCTCGCGATCGTCTCGGTTGTATCGCGCGTACCGCACGCGAGACGAGCCACCGACGGCTCGAAGAACGTGTCCTCGTCCAGCGCCAATAACCACCGGCGGTACGCGGCGGCGGCGACCGGTCCGTCGGACGATGCCTCCCGCGTACGATCGAGACGATCGTTCTCCGTCGGAGTAGCGTCAGCCCCGCTCGTTGATATCCCGGAGCCGATAGCCGGGTCGGCGGGGCCCTTAGAAGTCCCCCTGGAGCAGACGCGGACGTTCTCCACGATGGTCCCGTCGATCGTCGACCGGCAACAAGAACGCGCACTCGACGCACTCGAAATCCTCGTGCCaccgcctcctcctcctcctccagggACGATCCGACGCTTCCGTCTCTTCCTTCTGTTGCGCCACCTGCGCTTCCAGCTCCTTGTGCCGCACGCCCTCGTTCGCGCTCTCGCCTTGGCCCTCCCGATGACCGAGGCCGCGATCTCGACGATACCGATGATACCGTTCCCTCTGGTTCTGCCTCCTCCCGTCGTCGGTCTGCTGCCAGGTGGTGGCCGCCACTTCCTCCACCGTCGCGGCGCAGCGACCACACCGGGAACGGCAGCTCTCGACAACAACGACCAGCAGGGCACCGAGGACCGCGAGGACGACGACGGCCGCCgtcgttgctgctgctgctgctgcgccGGCAGCGCCGGTGACCacgacgccgacgccgacgccgcTCGTGCCGAGGACAACGGAGACCTGAGACCTCTCGACCGGCGAAAGCACCTGGACACCGTAGTCCCCCTTCCGAAGCTCGCCAGCTCCCAATACCGGACACCGAGGTTCATGCTGCATCCTAAACTCCCAGCCCGTCGCCCGTTTCTTCGCACCCTCGGGTCGTCCTCGATGATCACGCTTGCCGGCGACACGGCAACGCGTCCCACCGTGTCAACCGCGACGGTCTACGGGCCACCGGGGACGGTTCGCTCGCTCGTTCCCATCGCTTCGACTTCATGGACACACCCCCGTCGTTGGTAGGGCTAGGATAGCCGGAGTATCGGACTACCGGGACGACCAACACCCAGACACCTCGTGTCGCGACTCTTACCGACGGATATATCCTCTTTCGAACGAGGAACTCGTGCTCTCGAACACCAACCACCGAATTCCTTCCACGGATACGAAAGTGAGGTTATGCTCCGCTACCCTCGCCGATGGTACCGCGCACCAGGATCCGCGCGGGAgagcacgcgcgcgcgcgcgccgcCGAGCGCGCGCACGGCTCCTCTACTCCGTGACGGCGACTCTCCGGACGACGATAAACGGCGACGAGAGGACCGTTGGATCTCTCGTTCTGCACGACCGTTCACCGACGCGACGATTACTCGAACGTTCCTGCTGGTTCCTCGTTCCTGGTTCCTGGTCCCTCCTCGCGATCGACTCCTCTCCCGACGATTCCACTCGTGACGGACACTACGAACGGACGGATTCCGAGATCGCTCGGTCCGGCTGGTTCGATCGGCTATACACCGTCGACGCGGAATCCACCGAGCCTCCAGAGAGAGCAGTCCGGGTTGCTCCTCGTGGCGGCCGTTCGCGTTTCCTCACCCCCAAACGGTGGCGCACCTTCGAGATGCGACGCGCCGGAGTGGCTTCGTCCCGCGCGAGCCCAGGCCCCGAGGTTTCGACACGCGCGCGCCCTCAGCTCCTCCGCTGTTAGTGCAGCATCCTGCCAGGAAAATCCGAGGAGTCTCCGGTCCGCACCTTGGCTACCAATTTTTAAGGAGAGGGACAAGGGCGGCGTTCGCGACGTTCGAGGAGAGGTCTCTCGACGAATCCACTTTTCGCGCCCCGAGAGCCCGCGACCGAGCACCACACCGTCCGTCCTCGCGACGACGAGTCGAAATTCCCTTTTTCGAGCCTTTTCCCCTACCCTCCTCCTTCTCTCCTCCCTACCCGACGCACTCTCTCTCGTTTTCTCCTCCTTGTTCCGTGCGCGCCCCTTGTATCCCCCGAGGCACCGTCCCGCGGTTTAATCGTCCCGCGAGCAAGGTTGTTACGTGCCAGTCACAGGCCACGGCACCGTACGCACGACTCCTCCACGCACGTACACACTTCTTTGGGGGTCGTGCGCGCGTGACACGGTAACACCGACCCCGTAGCCGCGCACCAGCAACTGCGCGCTCTGAGGACACCGAGCGTACCCGGAGCGGTCCCTCTTCGAGAGACGACGGAAACTTCGCTGCGCCTTCGCTTCTCTCTAGGCCTTTCTGTCTTTCCAACTCGaaagcgcgcgcgcgcgtgcccGCACGCACTCACACATCGAACAGCGCGCGCCCGAAATTCTCCTTCGTTCTATCCCCTCCGTTCCACGACCACGCTCCACCCCTCCCCCCGATCCCCTCTGGTTCGCCCTCCGTTCGTCCCGTCTCTCTCCCGCGCGCGTATCTCCCGCTACTTTTCACCCTCGAGCTTCTCTCACCCCCCCGTCCGCGCCGCCCATCTCCATCCTCCCACCCAACTCATGCGCGTCTCTATCTCCACAGAGCTATCTATCGCCCTCCGGTGCGTGCATCCACGGTAGTCGTAATCACCGGTGGATCTCTTTTGCAGGGAGAAAGCTTGCGCGCGCTCTGCCATccaccctctctctctctcttgctcGACCCCTCTAACCGTTGTATCCGTTTCCGTTCCTCGAAAGGCACCGCCGTAGCGACTCGCGGCGCGCGGATTCTTTCCGGGATCCGCTCGTCCGGAAAACGCGAACCGCGAGGAACGATCGCGCTATCGACACGACCGCGACGAGGATCTCTTTTCGGTTTCGTTCAGCGAACGGACGATCGGAGAGGGACGGCGGTTCGTCGAGGATCGAGGCCGTACGCAGCGTTCGCGGTACGGAAAAGTGTCGCCAGGACCGCCATCTTCCTTTTTGCCGTTCCCGTCCGGGGAGCTTCACCACCTTCGCCTCGACTCTACCCTTCGTTCCCCTCCCCCCTACTCCGCCAACGACCCTCGATGCCCTTGCCACCCGCCTCCGACTCTCTTTCTCCGCGGCATTCCCCTGGATCGCTTTTCGGCTCCTCGACGCTCCTTCCTGCACCCACCCGCGCAGCATCCGCGACACCGACCCTCCCTCCGCCCCTGGTACTCGGCTCTCCCCCGTCCGCTCCGCGTCAACTCCCCCCCGACGCCTCGACGCTGTCCTTCTCTGCGTGTCTTTCCGTCTCTCGGACTAAAAACAACGGTACACACGCCGCCGGTTGCCTTCTGCCCCATGCAGACCGCCCGTTTCCACCACCGTCGACGACCGTCGACTCCGCTGCGTCTCCCCTCTCGCTGTTTCTCGCGTTGCCCTGAAACCCCACCCCGATATACCCTTCGTGTCTACCCTCGAACGATTCCCACCGTGCACGCCTCGATTCTCGCGGAACACTCTTTCGTCACCGTCATCCTCCCGCTCTTCCGTTCCGCGCTCCGTTCGTCTCCTCGCTCGCCCTCGCGGAGGGGACGGCTGAAAAAAAGAATTAGAGAAATCGGTTAGTCGAGAGGATCTCCGATCTCCGGTGTCCCGCGAGTTATTCCGACGTTCTGTGTCGGCCGGCGTCCGGGCTGTCGGATTCGTCCACGCGACACGACGCCGTCGGCTTCGATCGACGCGCGAGGTCGAGAGGCTGAGAAAGACCGACGAGATCGAGGCACCCCCTCGGGCCGCGACTTCGCGCCTCGCTTCTCGGCCGACCTAATACCATCGAGATCGAGTGGAAAAGTAGTTATAATTGCTCGCCGCGACCGGACGCAAGTTTCCCCTCCGCTCGATTCCGATGGCCTTCGCTCTGTTCGCTGGCCTACCTTTTTTTCTTCCCACCACCCAAGACCCCCTCGACACGGCGATGCGCCGAGTTTGCAGGGTTGGATCGCGCCGAGTCGCGATATAGGAAACGCCGCGAGAGCCCCCACCGATCGCCTCGACTCCACTTTCTTACCTCTGGATCGGTAAACTCGCTCGGTGACCGTCATTTCGTCGAATAATTCCTTCTTCGAGTTCActctatagagggtgttcggccacccctgggagataTTTCAAtgagggattttagaggccaaaataagacgagaatcaagaatacctatttctcgatggagacttcgttgaaaagttattaacaattacattcgacaatttctaatcgttctggaaaaattatttgcgtttgcgggggtcaattacaatcatttttggtcattacacatacccccaaaatcctacgcatattcgagaaaaaaattcctcgccgaaaatctaattagatacatatttcgacgaaaaaaaaaaatttctaatcgttctggaaaaattatatatagttacaggggtcaattacaatcatttttggtcattacacaaaccctcgaaatcctacgcactttcgagaaaaaaattcctcaccgaaaatctaattagatacatatttcgacgaaaaaaaaaaatttctaatcgttctggaaaaattatatatagttacaggggtcaattacaatcatttttggtgaatagacataatcccgaaatcctaaccattttcgagaaaaaaattcattactgaagatataatgtctgaccataactgtcttgtTACCCTGAATATTGAacagtttcaaattattctggaaaaattattttcggttgcgagggtcaattgcaataatttttggtgaatagacatacccccgaaatcctacgcattttcgagaaaaaaattcagtacggtcagaactttaaacgttaataactgtttaacgaagccttcatcaacaaattggtattcttaattttcgtgttattttggcctctagaattccccaataaaattttccccaggagtagccgaacaccctgtatacatacgtTCAAAAATAAAAGCTCTGTTTTCTAGTAAGGAACTGTAAAGAATACCTCTGAGAATCCTCACGATGCGAGGTAAGTCCTGGCCCACGAGTTACGAGTTACAGTTTTCATGATAGTTGAGTCAAAACGTTATCTTGCTTCCCTAAGTTAAAATTAACGTGACAATGAATGAGTATTTCAGATGAATTTTTAGAGGTTCTCGAAATCAACGTAAAGTCTGATTAATTACCTTTTACCCCTTGTAACTCTTTTTATCGAGTCGCAACGAAGACGTTCGATGAGAAATATAGAATCCAGCTACCAAAAAATCCTGATCGATGAATGGTAAAAGCAATCCTTTCAGCTCTTGGGGTACGCAACACGGTGCACGGGGCAGTCGCAGTGTGCTcggaaattaaatattaaatattaagtaAACAGACGCATCCGCGGTCGTACTGCAAGGAACTATGAATAATGCTCCTAAGTGACGTTCACTGCGCAAGGGAAACTCATTTTTTTCGCTCATAAATTGCGTTTGACACTGTAGCTAATATGGGGCACTATTGTTCAAATTCCTTGCATATTAAAATGCAGAATTCTTTTGTCCCCGTTCTTCTGTCTGCCATAATTGTTTGGCAGAAGGCTGGCAACGCTGTTGCAAAGCTTCCCTGGCATTGTTTCTGAACGTTTCAAATTCTCTCACGTGCAAAAGTCGAAACTGTTAGgaaacgaatttataatccgTGCCGCGTAACTATATCAACTGAAGCAATTATCATTCAGCTGGGATAGCACAAGTATCGGTAAGAGACGCCCTAAATGGGAAAAATGAGCTAGAATAAAAAACAGGCAATCAATTATCATTAACACTTTGGTTACTAATGAAATTACTTCACTTAATACAGTTACGCGGCGcggattataaattcgtttcCTAACAGAAACTTACGACGAAAAATATTGAGTCAATATTAAAGTCCCTATTTAAATTCGAATGTACGTTTCGTCTCGTGTGTTTTAACGGTAAAGTTAATTGTCAATGAAATATGGTTCGACGAACCAACGAGGATTTCTGAGGGGCCAACAACGCGAATGTTTATTTAAcagtaggtttacggacactcgttgcgcatatttttattataattgacagttgcattaaaatgcagtttttcttttaattagaggatacatccatatcattacatcaattcaattcaacataaattgctaacaaataatatttatgagtcctgaatgcgtcaaattgacgcgtaccgtaaacctagtgttaaacgtGTCGGTGAATTTTgctttctcagaaaataaaagaCAGGAGGGAATCATCATGATAAATTAGCTGCTTGGTACAGCTGCGTGTACAAAAACGAATACGACTTTGAAAATCGCTTTCTACCGGCTGATGCAGTGGAGACATGAATTATATTGGTGTACTTGTAATGTTCGATGATCTCATGCTATTCGTCGAATACTGGCCCCTGTAGCAGAGCCAAACAGACCTAAAAAATCAACAAAATTAAACCACATGGTGTTATTTACCAAGAAATCAGACTCCATAATCCCGCAACAGAGAACCTCCATACATTCTCCTTTTCTTGTATACCTGTTATCCGGCGCTCGTAAACAGTATTACCGAGTATTCCTAATCCGTGCAGTCTATGCGTGCATTATTCATCCACCGCGGTCCGATCTTTCTCCATAGAATTTGGATTCAAACGAACAGGAATAATTCATTGTTATGTGCATATCCCTCCACCTCTTCTTAACCGAGTATCTGGTACCGAGAATTAAAAAGTTCCGATCCCCGGTACTGTcggagaacacgtagtaaacatCGAGATGTTCCTTCTTGGAGCCTGCGCGAgacgaaaattttttattacggATAAAAATAATTCTAGCTTTCCAAGGGTCGAAGCAACTGTCGTGGATGTTCTGCGACCGGTTGATGGTAAAAAAAGACgctcggataacgctggttttcgcAATGGCGTACGAGGGATAGTTGGCCAGGACGTTCCTGGATGGAATTTAGGTTTCCCCTACGTACGTAACGGCCGATAGAGACCGAGAGGGGCGGGAATGGAAACGGTAACAGTCGAAGAGGGTGAACACCGAGATTTAAACGCGTTCCTGACCGCGGGCCTGCATTATTTTGCAGCTTCGGCCCCGCGGATCGAAGCGCACTCGATCTCCTCGGGGCTCGCTAATAAAAATACCCTCGATACGTCGGGAAATCGTATATTCGATTGCGGAATATTTGATCGGGTCTCCCGTCTATTCCGGGACGCAAACGAACCGTGTTCCCCGGAATCCTTCGAGCCGGCCGTATTTTTATGCGACGATATAACCGTAACCGGGGCTTCTCCCCGCAGCCACGATCGATCGAATCTCGCGAACGAACGCCGTCGAGGACCGATCCAGCCTCCTCGAACAGCGGGGATCGATAAGCTCCCGGGGATCGATTCGAGGAAGCTGAAAAGTTACAAACAAGCTTCGGGGGGGGGGGAATTTTCTGAAGGTCGCCTGGGAAGCCAATTACCTCGTCAACGTGTCCGACAGGACGCCACGACGATGCACACCTGCGCTACCGTCGATCTGTTCGACTATATCGTTCTAAGGGATTTCTATAAATCGTGTAAAGAATTTAGGAATTTGGCTAGCTTTTCGTCTAGAAATACGGATACTATTCGGGTATTCCGATGGGTCCAGTTGTCCTGCGTTTTAATTGTTGATCAAAGTGACTCATGCAACTGGGGGAAAGCTACATCTCAAAACACTTGCACTTATAGCCTGTGTACCTTTCCTCATTGTAATGTAgaatgaagaataacaacatGTAATCGTTCGTATGTAATGCGCTCTCGTCGACCTGttcaactatacagggtgttcggccacccctgggaaaaattttaatgggggattctagaggccaaaataagacgaaaatcaaaaatatcaatttcttgactgaggcttcgttaaaaagttattaacaattaaattaaaaaacttcaaatcgtcctggaaaaattattttcagttgcgggggtcaattataattattttttatcattaggcataccctcgaaatcctgctcactttcgagaaaaaaattcgagaaggtactgaaattttacgatgaaaaaaaaaaattcaaatcgttctggaaaaattattttcggttgcgggggtcaattacaattattttttatcattaggcataccctcgaaatcctgttcactttcgagaaaaaaattcgagaaggtactgaaattttacgatgaaaaaaaaaatttcaaatcgttctggaaaaattattttcggttgcgggggtcaattacaaccatttttggtcattacacataccctcgaaatcctgcccactttcgagaaaaaaattcgagaaggtactgaaattttacgatgaaaaaaaaaatttcaaatcgttctggaaaaattattttcggttgcggggatcaattacaaccatttttggtcattacatatacccccgaaatcctacgcactttcgagaaaaaaattcgagaaggttctaaatttttcgacgaaattaaaaaatttcaaatcatcctaaaaaaattatatttagttactggggacaattacaaccatttttagtcattatacatatccccgaaatcctacccactttccagaaaaaaattcgagaaggttcgaaatttttcgacaaaattaaaaaatttcaaatcgttctggaaaaattattttcggttgcgggggtcaattacaaccatttttggtcattacacataccctcgaaatcctgcgcattttcgaaaaaaaaattcagtacgggtgaaactttaaacgtgaataactttttaacaatgcctcaatcaagaaattactattcttgattttcgtcttattttggcctctagaatcgcccattaaaatttttcccaggggtggtagaacaccctgtattagttCAACTATGTTAATCGAAGTGTTGCAACTGGGGAAAAACTACATCTCAAAGCCCTTCCACTTACATCCTGCGTACCTTTCCTCATTGTAATGTAGAATGAGCAGTAACAACATGTAATCGTTCGTATGTAATGCGTTCTcatcgatctgttcaactataTTAGTTCAACTATATTAATCAAAGTGTCTAACGCATCTGGGGGAAAGTTACATCTCAAAGCACATCCACTTACATCCTGTGTTATACCTTTCCTCATTGTAATATAGAATGGGCTATAGCAACATGTAATCGTTCGTATGTAATGCGCTCTAGTCGATCTGTTCAATTATATTAGTTCAACTATGTTAATCAAAGTGTCTAACGCAACTAGGGAAAAGCTACATCTCAAAGCCCTTCCACTTACATCCTGTGTTGTACCTTTCCTCATTGTAATATAGAATGGACAATAGCAACATGTAATCGTTCGTATGTAATGCGCTCTcatcgatctgttcaactataTTAGTTTAACTATGTTAATCAAACTGTCCAACGCAAGTGGGGAAAAGCTACATCTCAAAGCCCTTCCACTTACATCCTATGTACCATTCCTCATTGTAATATAGAATGAGCAATAACAACATGTAATCGTTCGTATGTAATGCGTTTTcatcgatctgttcaactatgTT
The window above is part of the Colletes latitarsis isolate SP2378_abdomen chromosome 2, iyColLati1, whole genome shotgun sequence genome. Proteins encoded here:
- the Mid1 gene encoding calcium-permeable channel component Mid1 — its product is MRLDPPGFTGPPTSNDRSNGNDDPSSTSLPFELPSSGYLPCRRFASVRDGPDGPDTGNATAFYVTYGSVRRRGRPSPSTTPWNEQTGRVVDRPRIPLASDYTAYNDTAGSSRGNRRADRDANQTRRRAGTTTRVDYTARFQEPIANGRPTRLSNSRATKYGFLFVLYLLAWPLVSSTNPEGFAHGTSHAVGIRHRRSDPHASSSMSVSSDERCRRARHEQTRQDRRDDQVSLRDDRRRVVDEHEATHPYNEYSWEVNQVNPWLSACDLAGPAPADLQGSCGPPEVPKNCPNACTANDAEFRQVIEKVEVTDRMKEPWSMDEDRARSNGGTKTGDGQGRPDGVRTAPEQCLFYLEESHKRDICRDDFGRSSTRSFLTPRENRYWFTSGLRLRHCCEHAVVNALAPGKGGPLENVLNGGQKCADALDKLLLVDALAARLHCEFEEVLARYDCAQPYSVIFNCTHCKEAYRKWVCSSLVPYFAHGGPQDLDNLENSWAGSRLRPCRSFCQSVEQRCPYLLPGDRAPAYPTQYAGEPTFLCRDPNIPETGEQASRALHSTDEDECCFHVCSEEKPGSGICANCTDREPRKRGRSHDPPTAPHCEINPIQPASTGVQYPDSTSTSGEVEDEDVDGSSLPLSSSLCGSDGTDTVSIVSSSGRSSASILPQLVCLCSFLGGVLGNVGAAAVLWIARLFQRPTEAKPGIGAGKTEQRSTKKRRWDLVVGWLRRSGARCCAGVRHGARWMLGKWVMVERRCRGWWCWCWWWWRWRRRKSRARRGSRRWPVEAAVGCPRSTSVRWNVDDARGCASTRCRWRRWWWWWCWWWLYRWRWPRHVVENDRGGGRGDGGGPEARGEAARRRTPARRRRLGSSLRRDPP